In Candidatus Neomarinimicrobiota bacterium, one DNA window encodes the following:
- a CDS encoding tetratricopeptide repeat protein — MVSCRFSRFSIFGGTLCLFFFATCSTQPSARPEITEPEVSGSESSLAAVNPEALKHFMDGEMLLVQGNYPMAILEFQDALIYDSSAPAILTSLAEAYMKLGKFERAEAHLLEAISHAPKNREARELLGHQYLIRGQVDKAEREYELLKEFYPASKEFSYVLGEIALRKGELESAQEQFWKIYQEDTMEVRALQRAAGIARDRGDLKFAFEAFEILTDFDPENAQFWRAYSELAVVLERYQSAISGLERLTDLTSDDPQILERLAIVYFDNNEVEKADSVLHHLYDDGHKSPGVFYYLGRIAMSKEEYETLESQSSEFIESFPHERSGYTHLAMARINLDKTLGAISTLLKARELFPDDFAVNYLLGNSYTIEENYLLAKESLLSALKIEPESRVAKHLLATIYNHLEEWESSDGLYRELLEGEGNDSQALNNYSYTLAERDVKLDSALQMAQKAIVFEPENPAYLDTIGWIYFKMGEYQKALQYIEKSLNLEDDNSVVLEHFGDVLVKLNRNDLAREYYQKALEIDTGNQRLLEKIESE, encoded by the coding sequence ATGGTAAGCTGCAGGTTTAGCAGGTTTTCAATATTCGGGGGCACACTTTGTCTATTCTTTTTTGCCACCTGTTCCACTCAGCCTTCGGCCAGGCCGGAAATCACAGAACCTGAGGTTTCAGGATCCGAAAGTTCGCTGGCTGCAGTCAATCCGGAGGCCCTGAAGCACTTCATGGATGGAGAAATGCTTCTGGTCCAGGGGAATTATCCCATGGCGATCTTAGAGTTTCAGGATGCACTGATTTATGATTCTTCTGCTCCGGCAATTCTAACGTCCCTTGCCGAGGCCTACATGAAACTGGGAAAGTTTGAGAGGGCGGAGGCCCATCTTCTGGAAGCCATTTCCCACGCGCCGAAGAACCGGGAGGCCCGGGAGCTTCTGGGGCATCAATACTTGATTCGGGGACAGGTAGACAAGGCCGAGAGGGAGTATGAGCTGTTAAAGGAGTTCTATCCCGCCAGCAAGGAATTCTCGTACGTGTTAGGCGAAATCGCTCTGAGAAAGGGGGAGCTGGAAAGCGCACAGGAACAGTTCTGGAAGATCTATCAGGAAGACACCATGGAAGTTCGGGCGCTTCAGCGGGCTGCTGGAATTGCCAGAGACAGGGGTGATCTCAAGTTTGCTTTTGAGGCATTCGAAATACTGACGGACTTTGACCCCGAGAACGCTCAGTTCTGGCGCGCTTACAGCGAGCTGGCAGTAGTCCTGGAGCGATACCAGAGCGCAATCTCAGGACTCGAACGGCTGACAGATCTGACGAGTGACGACCCACAGATTCTGGAAAGGCTTGCCATAGTCTATTTTGACAACAATGAAGTGGAGAAGGCCGATTCGGTTCTGCACCACCTCTACGATGACGGGCACAAATCCCCGGGTGTCTTCTACTACCTCGGGAGGATCGCCATGAGCAAGGAGGAATATGAGACTCTCGAATCCCAGTCTTCTGAATTCATCGAGAGCTTTCCCCATGAGCGCTCTGGTTACACTCATCTGGCGATGGCTCGCATCAATCTGGATAAGACCCTGGGTGCCATATCAACCCTTCTCAAGGCGCGAGAGCTCTTTCCCGATGACTTCGCGGTAAACTATCTCCTGGGTAACAGCTACACGATCGAAGAGAATTATCTGCTTGCGAAGGAGAGTCTGTTATCCGCGTTGAAGATCGAACCGGAGTCCAGGGTGGCAAAGCACCTTCTCGCCACGATTTACAACCACCTGGAAGAGTGGGAATCATCAGATGGGCTGTATCGAGAGCTGCTTGAGGGCGAGGGAAATGACAGTCAAGCCCTGAACAATTACAGCTACACGCTGGCTGAGAGGGATGTCAAGCTGGATTCCGCTCTTCAGATGGCTCAGAAGGCAATCGTCTTCGAACCTGAGAACCCGGCATATCTTGACACAATCGGATGGATTTATTTCAAAATGGGGGAATACCAGAAAGCTCTTCAGTACATTGAAAAATCTCTGAATCTTGAGGACGACAATTCGGTAGTTCTTGAACATTTCGGCGACGTTCTTGTGAAGTTGAATAGAAATGATCTGGCGCGGGAATACTACCAGAAAGCTCTTGAGATTGATACCGGCAACCAGCGACTTTTGGAAAAAATAGAGAGTGAGTGA
- a CDS encoding glycosyltransferase family 2 protein yields the protein MSEIRKSTPRISAVIPVYNERDSVAELIEELVSVLEDGYDYELIFVDDGSTDGSLERLQEGVRSHENLTVIRFLRNHGKSAALSAGFQRASGEFIVTLDADLQDDPHEIPRLVKLLEDGYDLVSGWKKHRQDPVFRRLSSKFFNFSTRVVTGIKIHDFNCGLKAYRKNVAKELDIYGGMHRYIPVLAAKKGFRVREAVVNHRPRKFGATKYGAERYFHGLFDLLTVLFLSRYTRRPLHLFGIFGLLSFLVGFGVNLWVLYLKYGVGDPFRKHMALLVFGVLLLILGVQFVSIGLLGEMIAQSRTRGGKIIQEVMDKDSPRM from the coding sequence GTGAGTGAGATCAGGAAAAGTACCCCCAGGATTTCCGCTGTCATTCCCGTGTACAATGAACGGGATTCAGTTGCGGAACTTATTGAAGAACTCGTGTCTGTTCTTGAAGATGGATACGACTATGAACTTATTTTCGTCGATGATGGGAGCACTGACGGATCGTTGGAACGCTTACAGGAAGGGGTCCGGTCACATGAAAACCTGACGGTCATCAGGTTCTTGAGAAATCACGGAAAATCCGCCGCGCTCTCAGCAGGGTTCCAGAGAGCCTCCGGTGAGTTCATTGTTACACTGGATGCCGACCTCCAGGACGATCCTCATGAGATTCCCAGGCTGGTGAAACTTCTCGAAGACGGCTACGATCTCGTTTCCGGTTGGAAAAAACACCGGCAGGATCCCGTTTTCAGGCGGCTCTCTTCCAAATTCTTCAACTTTAGCACCCGAGTTGTGACGGGAATCAAAATACACGATTTCAACTGCGGTTTGAAAGCGTACAGGAAAAACGTGGCAAAGGAATTGGATATTTACGGGGGTATGCACCGGTATATTCCCGTGCTGGCTGCAAAAAAAGGATTTCGAGTGAGGGAAGCCGTTGTGAATCACCGGCCCAGAAAATTCGGGGCGACCAAATATGGGGCTGAACGGTACTTTCATGGTCTGTTTGATCTGCTGACCGTCCTTTTCCTCAGCCGGTACACCCGGAGGCCCTTGCACCTTTTCGGGATATTCGGCCTCCTGAGTTTCTTGGTGGGATTTGGTGTTAACCTCTGGGTTCTGTATCTAAAATATGGTGTCGGGGATCCCTTTCGGAAACATATGGCCCTCCTCGTTTTCGGTGTATTACTGTTGATTCTGGGTGTGCAGTTTGTTTCCATTGGACTTCTGGGTGAAATGATTGCCCAATCACGCACTCGCGGCGGGAAAATTATCCAGGAGGTCATGGACAAGGATAGCCCCAGGATGTAG
- a CDS encoding aminopeptidase P N-terminal domain-containing protein, protein MTGHSIVSILVLASTLLSLDIEPFRQRRLVVRDKLGPRSALVLFTSEVHRRNGDVNHEFRPDSDFWYLTGHPEQDTRLILTGRDMSEFEELPFKNEIIFAKPRDPRWERWNGKRLGEYGARNSLGFQAFAISDSFETVLEAIIPHVDTLFTNRMDLRNGENSPTVSRQLPGSVPDGIVIVDAGTIIHPLRHVKSPEEIELLIKAVEITGKAIEEAMTRTQPQQFEYNSQAIIEFVFSDLGSKRPGFPSIVGSGPNSTILHYTENDRLMRNGDLLLIDVGAEYKMYTADITRTIPVNGRFTPQQKEIYNYVLKVQQTVFDSVEVGMTLGDLTRIAKNYLRNKGFDRYLLHGVSHWLGLDVHDVGGRGALIKVGTVFTIEPGIYIPENDDSFPEAYRGMGIRIEDDVLMTEEGAVWLSAQVPRGISQIERIMRRGRHGFRRGRQIQK, encoded by the coding sequence ATGACTGGACATTCTATAGTAAGTATTCTGGTTCTGGCGAGCACCCTGCTTTCCCTGGACATCGAACCGTTCAGGCAGAGAAGACTCGTCGTCCGGGATAAACTTGGACCACGAAGCGCCCTGGTACTGTTCACCTCTGAAGTCCACAGGAGAAATGGAGATGTGAATCACGAATTCCGGCCCGACAGCGATTTCTGGTACCTGACGGGTCATCCCGAGCAAGACACTCGACTTATCCTCACCGGGCGCGATATGTCCGAATTCGAGGAGCTTCCCTTCAAAAATGAAATCATCTTTGCCAAACCCCGGGATCCGAGGTGGGAAAGATGGAATGGGAAGCGACTCGGTGAGTACGGGGCAAGAAATTCGCTGGGTTTCCAGGCCTTTGCCATCTCGGATTCGTTCGAAACGGTACTTGAGGCGATTATTCCCCACGTGGACACCCTGTTCACCAATCGCATGGACTTGCGAAATGGAGAGAATTCACCCACAGTCAGCCGCCAACTCCCGGGATCAGTTCCCGACGGGATCGTTATCGTTGACGCGGGGACGATCATCCACCCGCTGCGCCACGTCAAATCCCCCGAAGAAATTGAACTCCTCATAAAGGCCGTTGAAATCACGGGAAAGGCCATTGAGGAAGCGATGACCCGCACCCAACCACAACAATTTGAATACAATTCACAGGCAATCATCGAATTTGTGTTCTCAGATCTTGGCAGTAAACGTCCAGGATTTCCCTCAATTGTCGGTTCGGGCCCCAACTCCACCATTCTTCACTACACCGAGAACGATCGATTGATGAGAAACGGGGATCTTCTTCTCATAGATGTCGGTGCCGAATACAAGATGTATACTGCTGACATTACTCGCACTATTCCGGTGAACGGCAGATTCACGCCTCAGCAGAAGGAAATCTACAATTATGTTCTCAAGGTTCAGCAGACTGTGTTCGATTCCGTGGAAGTCGGAATGACCTTGGGCGATCTAACGCGTATCGCGAAGAACTACCTACGGAATAAGGGATTTGACCGGTATCTCCTCCATGGTGTTTCTCACTGGCTGGGACTGGATGTACACGATGTGGGAGGCAGGGGAGCTCTCATTAAAGTGGGTACGGTTTTCACCATTGAACCCGGTATCTATATCCCGGAAAACGATGACAGCTTTCCGGAAGCGTACCGGGGGATGGGGATACGCATTGAGGACGATGTCTTGATGACAGAAGAAGGAGCTGTCTGGCTATCCGCACAGGTTCCCCGTGGAATCAGCCAGATTGAGAGGATTATGAGAAGAGGACGACACGGGTTCAGGAGGGGTCGTCAGATACAAAAATGA